TTGATCTCCTTCCACTCCTTCCGCAATTGTGCAGAtaaagcagcagcagcgggcgATTGGTGCAACGATAATGATCGTTGGATGTCTGTATATACTAGAGCGGAATCGGTCTTTGCTCGAGCTCGTCCTGTGGGAGGTGGTTTTGCAGCGGGTGTCACAGTGGAGGGAACTGAGTCGATGATGACGTGGGCGTCTTTAAAGGTGCTGTCTAGAAAGGACTGGAAGTCTTGACGTGGTACGTCGTTCCAATTGATGGGCGCCAGGGCCTGAAACGACAGATGATGGCTCGCCATGGCACCGCGAATTTTGTTcacgccgacgacgacgacgacgatgacgacatgCCTTTTCGCGGCTCGGAGGCTACTTCGTGGGTCAGCCGTGTCCAGAGGGAGTAGAGACCAAGATGAAAGGCAGAGAGCAGGCAAAAAAAAGGTGAAGAtgtgaagaggaagaaggggggAAGGACCAGTTGCCAGCTTACATAGCTTAATGAGTGGTGTGCGGAGAATTCGGGGGGAGGGGTGGTCGGATTGGAAaatggagaatggagaatGGAAGATTCCAGGAAATCACAGGATAACCAGGGCAGCCTTGTCGTGGTGTCTCGGTTGATCAAGTCTGGATCTAAGCTTGCTCAAGGACGGAGGGGCGGAAGAGGCGGCTGGTGTGTGCGCTTtccaacttgacttgtttcCATTTCCATTGAGAGTGGTTCAACTGGCCTCTTTGACGTCACATCCATGTTCCAACCGTCACCGTTAGTCAGCGTTTGTGCTTGATTACCGAGTGCGAGGTGCGAAGTGCGGACACCGGTGGAGGTGGAGTACGTACACTGTACATGAGCCCGTTTCGGAGCCACGACTTTCCACTTGCTTCGGCACATCCGGCCCCCCATCATCAGTCTTTGCGCCAGCAAAAAGAGCCATGTGCCGCTACATGTGAGCCAAGACTATGCTCGGCGTCTTGGGCTGAAGATCCACCGGAGAAGGGAAACCAACATCAAATTGAATCTCGTTGGGGGCCAATACATGGCGCCGGTATCGTCtatagtacggagtacacccACCTTATAATGATAATATTCTACAATCATTGCTGCCTCATGTCCAGcgggaaaagaagaaaaaaggaatgAATAAAGACAAGCCAATCTCATGCTGAAGGCTTTCAACCCTCATCATGCATACAGTTACACCCCCGTTACTATTCTCTCTTTGATGACAGATTCGAAATCCCGTCGACAGCTGCCACAATAATCATCTCTCCATTCCTGCAATGCCTTCTTCCGACTTCCCGTCAATGACCCCATCATCTTTTGATTCTGTGAGCTGCCCTTGGCTAATTCGTCCTTGCCATCTTCCACCAGCACcaggtcgaggtcgtcgcACAGCGATTTCTCATTGATTAACCAATTCTCCCATTCAGACTGCAACATCTCCCTCTCTATGCTGTTGACTACGCGCATCGCCACCACCAAGTCGTGTCGGTATGATCCTAAACGCTGCCTCGTTCGTCGCAGTCTTCGTGCAGTCGCTCGACTCGACGGCGATGACAGCGTGGCGCCGGCTTCATCCCAGGGAATGTCAATCTCAGTTGTGTCCAAGAGGCTCTTATACGTGCCGAAACATGAACTGTTCTTGGGAAACTTCAATTCATGCCCGTGAGTACCGGTAGCCTCATCCAGATCCGCAAAGTAAATTGCTTTGCTCATCATTGGGTTAGGTGCTACACCGATTCGTCGCATAAATCTTGCCGCGCTGCGCTCTTTCCACCAGGTTGAAGACTCTGCCGAAGTCAACAATAGGTTCATCAGGGCACTCAAGCCCAAAAGGATAACAATGACCCGGTGCGCCGTAATGATGCCAAAGAGTGTCTTCAATCCCGCAAATGCCCACATAATGAGTGAAGAGACTGCACTCTCTCCGAACGACCGGACGGTTTCGAATAGCATGGCCGTTAATGTACGTGGCTTGATCGCTTGCTTCTTGCTCGACTCCGCAGCCGCCGGCGAAAACACAACCACCTGCGTCTGCTGGCCGACATGGCCGTATACCTGGATGGCTCTATTCGTTCGGCTTCGAGGTCCCAGCTTACGAACTTGATCTGTCGCCAATTCTGCCATTTCTTCTGCGTCATTGATAGCGTCACGCAGAGCCTGCCGCTCAACCAAATTCTTCGAGAGTGCTGGCGTTTTGGACCAGTCAATCTTGACGTACGCAGCGAGCTTGCATTTAGATTTTGCCACGTGTGTAATGACAATTTTCGTCACCAGCTTGAAGCTACCCGAATGAGGCAGATGCCATGCCGTTTTGATATGGGTCACAACGTACGTGACATGGTCACTGTATACGTCAATACTCTGGTAGTCGATAACATTCTCCGATTTCTTCCGGCCAAGCATATCAACACAATCCACCTTGAAGTGAAATTCTCGCCGCATTTGTCCTTGATCAACAAGCACCCAAGGTCCCTGCGCAATCTGCTGGGCTCGGTGCTCGAAGTAGAGCTTGGGAAAGACGAAACTCTTATCGCCGAAAAGCACATGGAAGCATGCTTTGGCACTAATTTCGAAGTGCCGTTCGGCAGCCATTTGTGTCATGCTCTCGGGCTCATAGACGACGGGTCGTGACGGGAGATGTAGCTTTCCTGGGAGTCGTAGCGGCGACCTGGACGGATGAAGATGGGACCCGTATTCACGCTGGCTTCTTGCTAATGGCAAGCCAGAAGAGGTGCCATCATCAATGGGTGAGATCGGCGACAAGCCTTCCCAGCTTTCAGCGCCAGGGCTAGGCCGCTCAAATTCTTCCTTCTCAACGTTGATCAACGCTGAAATAATATCTTGTGTATCCATGGGCTCCTCGGCTTGCAAGTTATCCACCAGTAGGTTCAGGCGAGTATGGAGGAGGTGGAGGTCGTCCAAGAACACCTTGATAGTAATGCGGGTATAGCCAGTCTCGTTTGTgtcttggccaagatgtATGAAGATAAAGTCACAGTCCTTCCCGGCAGCACTTGTCACCTCTGTAATTATGTCGAGACTGATGCCGTATGCTGTGACGAGGCCCATCTGTTGGCTGTAAAAATACATGTTATCAGGTGTGACATAAATTCTACCGTCTCCAGCAAGGGTGTCACTTGGGGAGTCTCGTGCTTTGGAACTCGACCACGCCGCACGAAAGACCAAGACAAGGTTTTCTCCTAGCGGCGCATTCGGGAAAAGCAGGCGAAACTGGGCATTTTGAGCTCTCAGCTCCGTTGGATAATTGCGTGGAAGTGGACGGCTAGTATGGCCTTGGCTACCAGCTCCAGGGAGACTGGTCTCCGAGTTTTGTGCCAGAACCACACCGATCggatcatcatcgtcgcGTCTTGGCAAGACTGGCTGCTCAGGCGTATTAATCGTAGCCCATACATTGCTGCCCCAGTAATTTGCAACGACTGAAGTTGGCAATTTCCTGCTGTTGGACACAGAACGTTTCTCAGCGGTCAAGAGCACAGCTGCCCGACTTAGGCTTGTTGTAGCCGGTGGTTTGGCCAAAGTCAAGGGAGCAAGAGATCCCGGAGGGGTATCCAGCGATGGCAGAAATCCCGAAGGTTGCTTAGGAGTACTGGCAGATACCTGCGTCCCCGGATGAGCGGGTAGCAGGTTATGGCTGGCAGATATGAGACTCGCAATACCGTTGTTTGGCATACCTGGGCTCAGTGGCACGGGCTCGACCCCAGGTCCAAACGTCGATTTTCTATGAAGGTCCAGTTTCTGAATGATTCTTGCAGCATGTTCTCGCCTGCTTTCGTCATCTTCTCGAGCCAAATCTCTTCCCAGTGCACTAAAGGAGCGCCGGCCCAAACTTGCATTGTTAACGTCAACACTGTGACGAGCTCCAACATGTACATCTTGCCCGGGTATGTAAAGAGTAGCGCTTCGGTCAAACCCGGGGCCAGCGTCATCAACGGCGGCCGTCGGGTTATCAAAGGCCTTGGCTGAAAACTCCGGAGCGCTGGGTGGGTGTATCGAGAAGGCCGGGTCAGTGCCACCGGCAACAGAGTTATCATTATTGCTCATACTTGTTTCgaacgccttcttcttggtagCCTCGAAAACTTCAAGCCATTCCATGAGCTCCCTTTGGTTCTCAGCTTGTACCATCATGGTCTGGTTCTTCGTTTTGACTTCGAAACAGAAGCGACGCTCTTCGCCGACTGCAGGCTTGGCATTGCAAAGCAAAACGCCTATTTCATCGCCTTGGAGTACTCCTTGAGGCCCAGGCACTAACCATCCAAAGACGCCGTCACGGCAGTAGTACCACCTCCGAGTCCAGGTGTACCGAATCGGTTTACCTGACATCGTCCTCAAAAACAACCAGCCCTGTTTCTCTGATATGACCGCAGTGCCATCCTTGGGTCGTAAATTGAGCGGTCCCCGGGAGCCCAAAAACGGCACCGTGGATGCGCTGTAATCTTCGAGCTCCCTCGAAGGTTTGAAGCCCTCAAGAGTCGTCTCTCCCAACTTCCTTCTCATAGCTTGTAGCTCCGTTCGAAAGACGCCCTCTGaagcctccatctccttggccCATCCACGTACACGATCCATTTCCCAGGTCCATCTGGTAGCATTCACTACGGCGTCTCTCGATCGTGTCAGATCTTTCCATATCTCATTGCACACCTTGACCAAAAGTTTATCCGTGGCTAATCGGAGCTGAGGGGCAAGCTGGCAATAGTCTAGCGACGCCTGGATATACGCTTTTCGATTCTCGTATACGGAGAAAGCATCTTCCCGAAGGGCCGAGGGTTCCTTTGTCTTTGACTGCCCTATATATCTCGCGAGAGTTGAATCGTAAGCCCTTTGCGATTGCTCTAATATCCTCCGTATTTCCTTGAAATTTCGCATGTCGCCACTGAGAAAGTTCCGAATGGGATCTATAACGGCAGTGTCCATTCTCTTAACGCTGCTTAATAGCTGTTGCCAACATTCTCTTTGGCCATCGCCAACTCGTTTCAAGGCCAGAAAAGCGTAATCATTCTCAATGATTCCGTCGGCGGCCGACggcatcgtcttcgtcaaaTATGTGTTGATGGTACCTTCGAGCCCCTGGATCTCGTGGGCGAACTTGGATGTCGAGGTCACGTAGCCATTGAGCCATttctcaacagcctcgaTTTGCTCGGTAAAGTGGCTGGCGGTTGCGCGGAACGTCGGTGAGTCGAGAGCAGCTTCATTTAGTCCGACTGGCACACCACGATCAGTCGGCCGGGGCGGGCCAGTCGTCACGACTGGTGCAGCTAGAGGCATGATGATAAGGCGAATGCGGCGTGAGGTTCTCCAGTAGCACTGCTACCTGTGCTCCGGGGCACCGTCGCACCCGTAGAATATAACTATGCAGGATCGTGGTTGAGAAGAAAGAATGACGAGACAAAGGAGATGCAGCTTGGCATAGGTAGCAGCTGCAACCAGCAACTgctactaggtacctaggtacctaggaaGTGTTCGACCTCAAGCTGTGGTGAGACTCCGACCCACTGAGTTCAAGGTGACGTGCACCTTTAAGCCGCGCCCCACGCGGCGCGGATAGCCTTAcctgcgtacggagtacaccaATCAACAACCAGCTGTAAGAGGCAACGGACTAAAGTACCCTTGGGATTGATTTCGTACAagaatatatttaaaaaataataataaaaagagaGCGACTGTGATAATGAAGGCTATCTAATTCTATCGGCAGCTTTTCGCCAGGTTGCTGAATGCAATTTCGAAACAAGTAATAAAGCTAGGCACATGCGTAGAAAAGGTAAAAGTACCGCCAGCCATTTCTGACATATTAGGAGCAGTTCACGAGATCAATAACAATTTCGAACTCTTCTTTGCAGGCTCTCTCCTTTTCGACGCGCCATCCAATCAACCTTGCCTCGGATATTCCAGGTAGCACCTGCAATGTTGCGTGTGAGACTGGAGTGACCAAGAAAGTAAAACCCTAGAGACAGCAGTATCTTACCTCGATTTCTGCCGAATCAATCAGCTCAAGTAGCCGTCATCATTGAACGAAGTGGACTTGGTCGCGACGCCTTGTGGCCTTGCATTGAAGTGCCAGCTTCGGCATTTCGCATCAAGCGCTTCTGAGCAAATGACAGCGGCGCGGCATTGGTCGGTTTCggcgcggcgtcgtcgtcgtcgtcctggcGTACATCATCCTCGTTTTGTGCCGACGGTTCAACTTGAGCAGGTCCCTCGCTCACCACGAGGGGATCCGCAGGTCAGTCGTCATAGTattcatcatcgtcgctgAGATCAGCCAACTGTTCAAAGTTGACCTTGTAGCGGAGAATGCCGCCAATGCCACCAAAACCCTTGACAAATTGGTTACCCTCAGTTGAACGGTCCGACACAAATTCCAGATTAGCACCAAATTCTTTATAGTGTTCAGCAATCCACTCAAGGAAGGACTCCTGGGCGATAATTTCCTTTTCCTGACCAGTGGCAGAATCCAGAAATTTGTCGCGATTGGCCTGTTCCTGTTGTTTTGACAGGTGCAGGATCACCTCTTCGCCATTGCTATCTTTCAGAACCCAGCGAGTAATCTCGAGGTTCTCGAAAATGATGAGGGTCTCGACGGCACCAAGCTCCAAAGCCTTCAGGGTATCGTCGATACCGTAGCACACCTTGCCAGTATCCTGGCTGATTTCCTCGAAGTATTTGCCGATGAGCCTCTTCTCCTGAATAAACTTGACATTTCCAAGAGTCTCGGAAGAGAGTTCAATGGCCTGGTTGAATCCGTTTTCACCACCGTATGAAACATCAACgaccttgatgaccttgGTCTGAAGACGGTTGTCGAACATGTCAGAGGCATTCAGGTCATTCTTGAAGTCGGCAGAACCAGCAAGAACAATACCAGCGACATTGACCTTGTCGTTGGTGATGAAGTTTTGCACAGCGAGTTCGGCGACCTTGCGGACGTAGTTGTGACGCTTTTCCTCACGAAGACGAGCAAAACGCAGGGCAGATTGACCACCACGTCCGTGCTTCTTGGGCAAATCGACGGAGAACTTGTGAACGATGTCGCGGGTATTTCCACTAAGAGTACCAAAGAGAGCACCATTACcatccatgatgatgaaacCAAACTTCTGGTCAGACTCGAGCAGCTCAGCCAAGGCTTCGGTGTGAAATTTATTATCGCAAAGATACAGCGAGGTGTTGATGGGCTTGAAGGGCTCGAAGTCAATGTTGACCTTTCGCTCCTTTCCTTCCTGGGTCAGGATTTCGCCACAGTAGATGACCAGACCATTGGGGGGAACTTTGTTGTACAGCTTCAAACGGTTCTGGGTCGAGGTAATAGCGGACAAAACGGACTGTCGGTTAACGCGCGATTTGATGTTCGACGCAGTACCCTAAAGAGATGTCTATGTCAACGCCGGTCTATAATATGAGGGCCATTCTTTACAGCAGGCGTTTCGACTTACGTATTCTTCAGCCAACATCTTGGCTGCACGCGACACCTGATCCTTTGGAGCTGAAGTTTCAAGCTACATCAGTATGGAAATGTGGTGGGGCGGCTGTTGACACCGTAGAGGGGAGACGTACGAATGATGAGGGAGATCATGGAGGTTCCATTGCCTCTGGCAGCCTCAAGACTCTTGATGAGCTTCTTGATCTTCCAGATCTCAATCTATAGGCAGCGATTGTTAGCTTCGATATTCTGCACCAAGTTTGTTATTTCGTTGGTTTCAGTTGGCCCTTGGTCACGGTTGGTGTTCTGCCATCGCGGGGCAGCACCGACTGGGCCTACAGGCAGACAGAAAGAGAGGGGCAGAGCCAACGGGGAGCCCAAAAGAGGAGGGGCTGGCCGTCGCTGACACCGACCACATAGCGTAGAGCACAATTTTTTTACTCCCTCGGGTGATAAGACTTACGTTCCTCTCGGCCTCGCTCGCTTGCGCGTCGGACATTGTAATAGCGTTTGTTCAAGGCCTTGCAGACAAAATATTTGGATTGGTCCCGCGGGACAGGGCTTTCCCTTGGGCGATGAATAAGAAAAGCAGGGAGTTCGGAGGGAGATGGGCGCTGTGCTGCACGCGAAGAAACTGGTGAAGTAGGATGCCGGAGCCAGATTTCAAGTTTTAAGGCCAAGGGATTTTTACCAAGTGCGGTTGTGAGTTAACCAGACTGTACTGGTActataagtacctaggtacggagcAACCAACAAACGCCGGGTGGACGCTTGGTGGGCTCACAGCGTCCGCGTCGGCTAGTACTTGGCAAGCAGGTACCTAAAATCCCGAACCAGGCACTGGGGCCAGACACCACTTGACCACTTGGCGTCTTAAGCGCTGAGTGTAACACTAGACACAGAGCACTTAATACGTACAAGTACCCAGTGCCCTGTACAAATCGCAGAGTGTCCATGTCAAGTTCGCCTAAGTGCCAGCTTTGGTGTTATGCCCAGCATCGTTGCATCTAAGTACTTCTTAAGTAATAGTATGCCGCAGCCCAATTGTGGACCTgacacaacattgaatgctcaaGTCAAGTATGGACTAGGcaggcagccagccagcctATTGCCTGCTGCGACATTTTCAAGCATGGGAAAGTCTGCTTATCACCATTAAACCCCAGCCTCGTAGGCACAATGACTCTATGCATCCTTTATTAACATGCCTCGAGTTCGTAATTCGTGGTGATTAACTACTACCCTAGGGGACTTCCCGCGCTTCGGCCCACAGACCCACATAACAATCCTGCCTCACTGCGTCCAGACTCACCGCCCGGCATTACCGACGTGCAACGCCGCAATGGACCTCCCCAGTGCCGTAACTGTTCCCAGCACGTTGCACGTCTAATCCAGCTTTACCTTTTGGCCCATGTTGCTCCATCACTGATAGAATCCATCTCCTCAAGCGGGCCATTCTTCTACGATAGGCCCTCTGCAGTGCTGTTGAGTCCAGACAGCATATCCCAACCGCTCTCGATGGACTCCCTCCCAACAGAGGTCGCCGAGACCATTCAAGCCGGCCACATCAGATCCCATCCCGACATCAACTTCGATATCGCACCCTCCACAGCTGCAGATAAGCGCGAACCAGTCACCCTCCACAGTCCCCGTCTCAGCGATGACGATCTTCTAAACGACatcgaagacgacgaggaagacaTACCCTACAGTGTTCTACACCCAACCCGCAAGTCACATAGTCTTCCTCCTTTACCGGACTTGCGGTTCGAGCAGAGTTACTTGAGGAGCATCGCCAATGCCGATACCTGGTGGAAGGTGTTGCTTATCACAGCCAGAGATCAGGTAAGCTGGCCTATCAGGAATTACTGTT
The DNA window shown above is from Metarhizium brunneum chromosome 1, complete sequence and carries:
- the SU2 gene encoding Eukaryotic peptide chain release factor subunit 1 → MSDAQASEAERNIEIWKIKKLIKSLEAARGNGTSMISLIIPPKDQVSRAAKMLAEEYGTASNIKSRVNRQSVLSAITSTQNRLKLYNKVPPNGLVIYCGEILTQEGKERKVNIDFEPFKPINTSLYLCDNKFHTEALAELLESDQKFGFIIMDGNGALFGTLSGNTRDIVHKFSVDLPKKHGRGGQSALRFARLREEKRHNYVRKVAELAVQNFITNDKVNVAGIVLAGSADFKNDLNASDMFDNRLQTKVIKVVDVSYGGENGFNQAIELSSETLGNVKFIQEKRLIGKYFEEISQDTGKVCYGIDDTLKALELGAVETLIIFENLEITRWVLKDSNGEEVILHLSKQQEQANRDKFLDSATGQEKEIIAQESFLEWIAEHYKEFGANLEFVSDRSTEGNQFVKGFGGIGGILRYKVNFEQLADLSDDDEYYDD